Part of the Nicotiana sylvestris chromosome 2, ASM39365v2, whole genome shotgun sequence genome, taagtattgtatatttactttattttattttattttctaaatgtATGATTTATAATATCCTcatattatctctaatttattttattattcaatatttttagtttttaattttatttattagacttgagttacgtGAACTTATCCATATTATGCCTTTTCTTATCACAATATAAAAAAAactttcatctcaaatttaaattagTGTTACCTTttttctctatgataaaaaatctgaatttttattttttctctatttattttttatttttgatattataTTATTCAATTCCTAATATTATTACACTGTCATGTGGATCTttattagcttgtttgaatttaatacttatttctaccacactcattctatataatatatataaaaattgaataactttctcatctcaaattcaattaatttttattattctattttctaaattggatcgtattttcaaaaatttatgtcctgctttcaaacttaaactaactgcactcaattcaaatattaatcatacaaaaaaaatttcttaattgtttgaacatattatatcttgatgttgtcataatatttatgtataaaatatttgtttgcccgatttatcaatattaatatggctttattattcttgttattaaaataatttttgctaattatttaattttttcttaccttataaataatttgcaTACTTTATGTAAGAACTTATTTTGCTtcttgaatttatttaattttaaacttaataaatctttaaaattttaagtaaattttagttttattttatattttaacttactccaaaatataaatagtcatagtttatctcaatttacgtctttttatatttatttttttctattataatttcttaattaattttctacctctatatttctagctaatttagaagaaaatctatgagtggatcaatatatagatataaatatagatatagatatacattcaaatacaaatacaaatataaataaataatattaatatatatatatataaatatatatatatatatatatagagagagagagagagattagatttatttaaaatatatttagattattataagattcattaaactacttccctTAATTATATTTCAATTTATAATTTGTATTaattaatgttgtcttaaaattgccaagtggcttcattttagttTGCCACTtagcttaaccacaatgcatactactctccttttaatataatatagatatgcCATGACATGGCTTTACGTGTCACTGGCTCATTAGATCAGTCAATATTAGTGGAACGTGTTGCATATTTAATGAATATTTTGATGTTCAAGTTTTGAAAGAAGTATAGATACCCTCGAATCATTTTCAAGCAGACAAATATAAAGCAACAATTCCATAACTCAAAATTTTAATGAAATATCCGAAATTTGTACCGCCATCAAAGCTTGTTCCAATCTGCTCCCAAAGCCCCAGTATGGAGCATCTATAATCACCAGCTTGTAAGCTGTCATAACAGGACTACAGTGGTCCTGCCAATACCAAGAAACAGAAGAGTTAATAGGACTCATCAAAGAGTGGAAGTTGCACTTCACTGTAGTGATTTTTTTGCAACTGAATGCGGCACATGTTAATCCATAGCGACATATAAAGGCCTTAAAAGTGTGTCACAATTCACAGATTATACAGTAGGCACCAGGTTCACAATAAGGAGTTTAATCTCAGCTGGACCAAAAGGACTTAAAGGTAAGAGAATTAGCAGAAATTTTAGGACATCCTTGTAAATATTTGCATTGGTATCATGTATCTTATGAAGCAGAAAACAACACTCATGCTAGCTAGCTATATATGACTGAAAATTTCAATCTGGATGACAAAATCAAATAGAGAAGAACCGAAATGAAGTAAAACTTTCTTGATTTCTCCCCCTAAATAAAAAGAAGTAAGCATAACCACAAACTTTTACCCCAACAATAATAGTTTTATCCTAGTTATGATCATTGTGGTCATTGCTTATCTATGTAATCCTACATACttttaggggtcatttggtttgtGGAAATGAGAGGAAAagggggggtggggtgggggttgTTTGTAGTACCATATCATTCCAAATTCCCCCTTGCAGCTAACCCTCACACACTGCTCAGCCCAGGCCATTCGGTCATAAGACTTTATTAGATTATCAACTTattctcattttgaaaacaagacttcATCCCATGATTTAATCCCCTTAATCCAACCCCCCAAAAAAAGACACGAGTTACCTAACCTGATCCTACGCAAAACTCAGTATTACTTCACTTACGAACTAAACGACGCTTGAGACAAAGGGAAAAAGATACTCATCTAAGTTCATAAATAATATCTGCAATTAGATTTTCTAGAGCTTATAATAACCATTCCTTCTATCATTTCCTCACATTTTCTTCGACTGAACTCTACTTTTCCCACAAGGACCCCTTACTCCCTTTTTTAAAGATATGTCGTGTTCGTCCCACCTATACAAGTATTGAATAACTTTGACATGGAAAGAAACCACCTAATGTTTTCCCTCTATTGAGATTCAGATCTCTGGTCTCTCCAGATTCCAGATTCTTGACTAGGCTACACCTTTGGATACCACAATGACCTCTTAAATCTTAGAAGGACCAAAGTAAAACAGCTTCACGATCAAACTTTGATGGTGTTGCTGGAGTCTTCTATCATCAACTCATTAACCATAAAACATAGCATTTGTGCCGGTTACAAAAAGCGAAACTAAACTGGTttgcttctctctctctctctctctctatatatatatatatatatatatatatatatgtaatataGGAGGTATAACTAGTCTTTCTAGCTAATAGCAGTTCTGAATTCAAGTTCATTGTATTACACTCTTCCTCCGTTAATGAGGATCATCCAATATGAAATATCTTTATTACAAAGTAACTATTAGCAAAGGCCTCCGCCTCCATACCAAAGTACTTCCCTTGTCCTTTATGGGTAGGAGTGACAAACGgtcgggtcgggtcggatatggttcgggttgAAAACGGTTAATGAAAAAACGGGTAAATTATCCgatccgacccatatttaatacggataaaaaatgggttaaccggcggataatatggataaccatattatccatgacttcttacatatgatcacttttaggagaattcttagtctccctaacttgaggaacccccaatttgaggttttacaaatgtaaaagttagacacattggttatccattggttatctATTTTCTAAATAGATAATATGGCTCTTATctatatttgacccgtttttaaatagttcattatccaacccatttttaatagataatatgggtgattaactgttttctttgaaccattttgccacccctatTTATGGGAAAACAAATCTAAAGCAATTAAAGAAGCGAAGGCTAGAATCAGAATTCTATACCTAGTTGTTCATGCCGTTGGACCAGTTATGGGTTTTAAGGTGGCATTCATATTTTTTGACTATGTAGTGTTAGACTCATAGCTTCAAAAATATATGCTCTATCTGACTCGATgcaatagtaaataaataaacaaaagtatGAAAGCCAAAAGAGTTAGCATAAGAAATCCAAGGCCTCTAATCTGTTTCCAAGCCAACTAAAAAACCTTCTAAAAGGAGGGGATGGGGGTTTATCATGCACATCTACTGTAAAAAAGGGATACACAAACCTGCCAGCCTTCCAAGAGTGGGCCACGACCACTTCTTGCTGATCGGAAATTAGATAAATCGACATCGTTTCGTCCCACTATGTAACTCCAATAATCAGTGGCAGCTGATGCAATATCAATAACTTCCACCTGCCTAGCTGCCAGTTGTTCCTTGCTCAGGCCATGCACCTATTACATTATTATCTCAAGTCAACGCCAATTTCCATGATACCCACGGGAAAGATAGCACAACTCTCACGGTAGCTCTACAATCAAGTACACGGAACTTACATTTTCAGAACATCCATTGTCAGCTTTGTGGATTGTGTCAATGCTCATAAAGAATCTCGAAAAATATGGGGACTGTATAAAGAAATCAATCAACAATTTTAACACTCCAAATTGTATCAGAGAGTTCCACAATGTATAGGGAGTTAAGGATTGCAGATGTCACAACAGTAGTTACCTTAACAACTGCATCGAATGGTGATACATTTCCGACAGAAACCAGTAAATAGGTTAGTACAAAAGCAGAAGAAAGACTTGGATGCTAACCAAGAAGAACATTAAATTGCAAGTAAGAACATAAACCTGATCTACATTTAGGGTATGCATTCCAAGCTTCCTCTTGCATCACAAGGGCATCAGCTGGTGCAAATGCAGTCAACCAAGATGGTGCTTTGCTGCAATGACGAGGCTAATCGAGTCTCAGACTATAAgtttcaataaataaataaaagatacTCAAAAAGCCGTCTTTATATGGCATCGCAGGAACTTCTACAGCTAGAGACTAGCTATTACCTAAATAACAGTTGAATCAATTTACAATTATCCGCACACGACTACTACTAGTTAACTGGTTTCTTAAGCCAGATCAATTGTGTGCAAGGTACTTAACTCCTTTGACTCATAAATAATCATCATAAAGCTAATTACTTGTATTGATTAATGGCACACAGCTTATTCAATCAATTGGAGACAAAATAGAGCAACTGTCAAATAAAATTCATTAAATAAGTTATGAACTCAAGTTACCTCTGCAAGTGGTAAACTTTTGAAGTGTATTGGCCCTCTCCAAATTCATCATCACTAAATGGTTTGTTTTGTAAAACCTCTACTCCTTCATCACCTGTAGTGCTCTGTTGTTGCATTTTCATGACCATGTACATTTGAGCTATCTGATACTGCAATGCAAATACTAAATTTATTATCCATCAAACACTCAAATAAGCATTCAGTTTATTTATCAAAGTTTTTCACTTTAGCATACCTCTTCCAATGACAAGGGCATCACAATTCGACTTCAGAAAATCCCCAGTAAAAAAAGAATTATTGGTCAAGGAAACACCAataaaatggaaaatcacaaaacaGCTACATTTTAACACTTCATTTCAAGCACTTAAAAGAGTGATTTTCAGCCTTAAAAATATTACTTTTATTCGGCTAAACCAAACGGGCTCTTCGTCCGCCATCTCATTTTGTATCTAGTGGAGTTCCCAAATTTAAATGTAAAGATCAAATAGTTTCTATAAATTATAATATCTTTTAGACTAAAAGAACAATTCTTGAAACACTAACTAAAAAAGCAATAAACGGAAGCTCATAATAAAGATTACTCCTTTATCATCATTCAATGTCAATATCAATATGCAATATCATCTAAGCAAAGCATAATATTAAACGAGCAACCATAAAAAATGCTAAAATTTCATCGCTAAAGGATACAATTCTTTTATCTGAACCATTGTCGCAGAGTCAaggattgaaaaaaaaaatatctcCTTTGACCCAAACAAAGTGATTAAAACTTCAAGAAACTTGAAGAAGCTGAATCAATTGTTATAATTTGAGTGGCCCAGTAAGCCAAAACAAGTCAGCAGGCAGTGGACGGGGGAAGAGAAGAAATTAAGATGAACTTTTATATCAACCCTATAGAAGCAAAAAATGAAGAGAGTAAACGAAAAAGAGAATAATTTGGGGAAGTTGCAGAAGATGGTGGTGTTGTAAGCAGACGCGTAGAAGAATGTTCAAGAAAGGCAAGGTGCTGAGCAGACACGTTTGACTTGAGGCTGGCGGTCGTTTAAAACGACGTGTCGTGTGCTGCTTTGATAATTTTGCAACAAAATAGCCAAATGGACAATGGCCGTCCTTTGATTTTCCCAATGAGATTTCGAGCTTGTTGGGACACGATTTTACTTTTTTCTGAAATTAGTGTTCCTTCAGCCATGGGCCCGCGCCCCGGATtcgcctaaaaaaatttcggGACATCAAATAAGACCtgagaaatcacagttatcaccCAGTCATGAtcgtttcttatttttttttttttggcattttacgaccataaaacttgaattccacccgattcctatattttcgtgtgctatagcccacgcatGGGCCCGGACCCGAGATGAGTTGGGTTCAATAGGCCTAGATTCAGTCGCTGCTTTGGCCATGAAATTTCAAATTTTCACTTGAAcatgaattttaaaatttttcgAGAATTTTAAAAACActaaaaaactattttttaaaattttcactaagatcactcacaaaaattcaaaaacaaccaaattatattcatgtccaaacacacatctaattttaaaatattatttttctcttgaaaAAAATTTACTTCTTTTCCaaattttaccattcttatgtccaaacgacCACTTCATTTGGTTACTCCCCACCTTAATAATATGATAGTGATTATTTGTATTACTAGATTACTAGTGAGTATGCAGTAAatacagaaaaaataaaaaattatcttTACAAATAAATATATACTGTGGGACATTCacagaaaataattaaaaagaaaatgtaTAAGCGAAAAAAAGGTGAAAAGACATCCCAAAAATAAATCCAAGTTAAAGCATCACATACCTTTTTATAGAATTTAAATAACAAAGTTCTTGAAGTAAAGTCCTCCCTTGGGAAAGACATGTCAACAGTTCATttaaagagaaaacaaatattGTTACATGAGTCCCCTATCCTTTCCTTCCTATATAAAGGTCTTTCATTTCATTATAATACATTTTAAATAATATTGACTCGTGATTATATTTATATGTAAATATTATTCATAATTAAAGACTTATGATCTCtataaaatttaattattatacATATATTAAAAATTGAAATTGTGATTATTAATCATATATAATTTTGATAATGGTATTTATTATGACTATATTTAGCGACTTTGGGAAAAATTCACTAAAAAGGGTAAAgtaaaatgaaaagagaagaaaaaaactcTTTTTTTGTAACTACTCTATCGTTAGAATTATACAACTGAACAAATGTTGATTCTTTTTAAGTAGTGTGTTTATCGATAGGAGTTACAGACATATgacacaaaaatagaagaaaaaagagcTAAAAGTATTCTAATAATCTAACTAATGAAGAAAATAACTATTGATAAATTTTAGTTATACCGGTTTTGTATGCAATCTATTCTAATTGCACATATAATTGTTGTGTTAATTGTGATTTCAAAATGAATATTGTGTTAACGCTATGACATTTGgctaaaaatttatatttttgtatGTAATTTGCGTTACATTATGCCTCGATCTTGTCAATTTTATTGTGAATATTTATGACTCGAGCTTAATAATGGTGCTTATATGCGTAGTAGTCAATATCGTGCTCCGTTTTCTCGCGGGTTTCGacacgtgacaactcttttaaggaagatATTAAAAGaggagagtcaccacctaataatttttaaggtgcgttagggcacctatttgcaaatgaCTCTGTTTTAACTAGTTtgcatcaccaaagatcgggtaagggctcgaaattacctcgaagagaaggtgttaggcactcttagAGGTCCACAACCgtgggtcctggccgaacttgaattatatgaattagtcggATAAACAAAGGTATAGAATGCAAGAAgtttgagaattttttttataaaagacTTTAAATAAATGAGTACAAACACTTGATtcaaataaaaaggaaaataagatgggggtcctaagtttttttagcctaaaggatcaccccgtgcaatataaataatacttcgtaactccctcgagATGAGGTgctactcatattattcagcgggcacaaactatcatctcctgctacccgattattatctttaagttattacctaaaaCGCACTAGTTCAGTTATAAGTCataccttatgcgtgcactacccgtcccatacCTATGGTCCAAGAGGCATTGGACCTCTATttttgggtggttctagacctTACTTAGGGTGCTAAAAAAATGTCaaaactaggcgacatacaaaaacatgttgGACTTAACATATAGGTAATTAAAGGcccaagttagcctccacacttaAACAACAAATGCATGCGAAACAGATTTTCATGTTAGACAGTTCAAAATTAAGGAACTTAAATccatatagacatgatttctatgtgatagGCATCAAGGCATGCAAGCAGTTTTAGGAACCAACATTATTCATAGACAGGATTGCATAGATTGTTACACACTGATTATTGAAATTATAGGTTTCCAGTTATTAAACCTGTTATGTCTAGGTGACTTGTGCAGTAAAGGGGTAATGAAAACGATTGAGAGGATACCAGAATTATTTACGCATTTGACAATGGCCTAACTACATAATAAACCATATTGAGAGATGTAGCATTGACCCTTTTTAAGACAAAAAGTGATATCCTATAGCCATGATCTCTAATGATTAGCTTGagctaattttattattatactTAACCCTATATACATGTTTTCTAGGTGAACAACGTGATGCATTAACAAATGAGATGAttagagtcctataggcatgatctctagtgGATATGTTGCAGCAATGCCAATTAAAGGAAAGTTTAACGaatttatttcctataggcagaTTTTCTAACAATAGGTAGCAACAAAGATATTAAAGCATTTGAGCTCATGCTTTACTAATAAACAAGTAGTGCAAGTATGTGCTCTTCCTAATGACATGATTTTTACGGTATGCATAGAGAGTGAACGACATAAAGCAAATGCATTATTCAATCCTATAGGAATGTTATCTACCCATcacatattaatattaaaatctaACCCATCCCGTTTTAATAACAACTCAATCGTTTATACAAAGACATTATTACAAGCCCAATTACTGAGTAAAATAATAATATTACATAATAATGAATAGGCCTACAGTAGGCCCAAATAAAATAACTAGATACCCAGCCTtactggtgtcacacctcctttttgcgcgcccgccccaaAGGGTAAAtgtgcgagggagtttttccaatttaagtgacaatattcgaaaatgggattatttatttaattcagagtcgccacttgggaaaggtttggcttttggtgtcccaagtcaccggtttatcttgaatcccaattcgaggaaaatattcgactttccaaatgaagtctgcgaaccagaaattctaagtaaggaattctgttgacccgagggaaggtgttaggcaccctcgaatcccgtggttctagcacggtcgcttaaattgttataatggctaaatatctgatttaaatacatgttatgacttatgtgcttttattaagtttaaaccgcttttattattatcatttattttttatagaattgcaacgtcgtgaaaatgcatctcgaaccacgtcacaatcaatgcacccgtagttgttaacacatttcgactccgttgagatttgaatttgggtcacataaatgcgcacccgaatttaagaatgtaatttaattaagtcgcgcctaaagagtctaacgcgttattatctttggggaaggcagtgaaattcactaaacagtccatcccaaattctaagtatttattatgatcaattattgagggcccctcgatttgcatttttatttggcgaggctcgtctcattatttgaaaggataaacctacagcgactatatttctattatgtttgtctctaaaaaattgaagaaagaaaatacatgctaattaaattacatgcttggccaaTTCTGGCTTCTTATTAGTTATTGGATTAATTATTTACGAGGCGGGGAATCGTTTCGAGCCTTATTCCATGAGCGAGCATGCTTTTAATTCGCTAATGGAGATTAACGTACAAGATTAATGAAAATGctaaacttacgctaaatgttcttcaagttcgaatttaaactaacttatttaaactagattAATGGAGTTAACTACTAGAAACTGCTACTAATGGGATTCAAACATGGTTCTATAGACTGCCTAACGGAATCAGATTTAATAAAGTTAGctcaaatgatgaaaaagaaactATATTACATTTGGCAAGATTAGAAACAGTACCTTATGTACAAAATATAACTAAAGATGAAGTCTAGTTATTGCTATACCAACTACTCGTGCATTTTACAAATTGCGTAATTATCATACATATAACTGAACCGCTATAAATCACAGTACCTAAAcaactaagtttcaattaagtacGAAACTAACTACTGTAttatgctattgagttacaacctaACAAGTTACAAATCTAACAACATCTACAAAGCTGTAATTACGCAGCAAATGATTAAACTTCTtcacatctttcatttcatgctttcaccgttacaacaatgtgaaattctagtgtgtacctggatgttgaaacacaaagaagaagaagaaggtagagaagtcagcaacagtaacaagaatagcagcaacaacaacaaatacagcAGCAACAGTAGAGCAGAATCAACCCCAGATGGACAAACCAGAAGTAGCCCAATGAAACAAGTAGCCAGTACCCAAACAATCACACTCAACAAACTCAGTTGAGACTCGGAAATACCAATGTTAATCAACAGGCAGTAATAGGTGAATCCGACACAATAATGGAAcacaatttctgatttttcaaacactcaaaGGAAGGACCCTAAGTTTGACAGAACAAATAGCAGGTTAAGGCTAATTTCCAAACAGAAAAAGGTGAGGAAAAGCAGAgttttcagcttcaatcaaacaACAGAAATCTTCTTTTCTATCTCCCTCAATTCTTTTCTCTCTGAAACCCTCacttttctgatttttcagaACTATTTTTTGCCTCCCTCTCTTTTTGATGTCCTGATCTCCTCCCCCGAACTAATGGAAACCTTCTGTTTTTATAGCTTCTATCAGCCCATTCAAACAGCCTGTTTAACAAACTGAACCCCCTCCCATGTTCTCCTCCTGTTTTCCACTCAAAAGATTAAAATAAAAGTATTCCCCATGAGATTCTCCCTGACAACCCTCTTTTCCTTATGAAAAGTTTATCCTTTGTTAATttaagcaagtatgggcagcatGAGTGTGTCCTGatagcacatgctgtccattttACTCTAATTCATTAAACAGCTGACAAAACACATGCTGCCCAAAGCCTAAAGTGAGTAAACATGCTATCAACTTAAACCACAATCTGAAACCTATGCTAACACTAACAGCTATCCAATCCTTAGgtgatttctgattcaaataaaaGGCTAACACACAATGTAATCAATTCTCAACTGATTTGAATAAAATCAAACCAACAGGAATCAAATTACTATCATTCCAAACTGAAACTATttgacgacatgtatcgaatcgactgtGTGAATTACACTGCGTACATTTAAATCATACCAAAGGAATCAGAATCGAATGGTACTAACAGGGGGTGCAAATTGTACTGCCCAAAACAAAGTTAACCctgaaactaattaatcgacccaATGTATtttcaatcgattatatagtttacaCACAT contains:
- the LOC104223003 gene encoding uncharacterized protein — translated: MSIDTIHKADNGCSENVHGLSKEQLAARQVEVIDIASAATDYWSYIVGRNDVDLSNFRSARSGRGPLLEGWQDHCSPVMTAYKLVIIDAPYWGFGSRLEQALMAGERALFLESHRNCFAWIDEWFELKVEVLRELEKQSDYSLNMKLGRPCLAERSWMIQEESPLEGEKSVA
- the LOC138886552 gene encoding uncharacterized protein, giving the protein MVQIKEFRIVMPLSLEEYQIAQMYMVMKMQQQSTTGDEGVEVLQNKPFSDDEFGEGQYTSKVYHLQSKAPSWLTAFAPADALVMQEEAWNAYPKCRSGLCSYLQFNVLLG